Proteins from a genomic interval of Neodiprion lecontei isolate iyNeoLeco1 chromosome 2, iyNeoLeco1.1, whole genome shotgun sequence:
- the LOC107220926 gene encoding guanine nucleotide-binding protein-like 1 isoform X2, with the protein MLIVKTLWSVWSRTCPARYRLLASTIEKKPTHFRGFFHLLGKDASDKMEWNPFVMQLGYNSLKCMRKRCFIVSSLNLAKTKDRGKDKKKQTKVEVNLNELSEVINTEKLLTQFEHTVNNLKDNYSKNLTLRSSVGSIEQIPIPWESKEYELQELSQVVRKPKTLIIDVSAFPQVIPNIIQALAKSGMNLNPQQDGTTLFVPIPKCRCRTGAAARCERFSKKSLTTFSHLRLTCQRDRNGISIPLRKYSRLGNEYLKNIEKVNGLSYFELNLETWRQLWRVLEMSDILLIIVDIRYPVLTFPPYLYTYVTKDLGKNMILVLNKIDLAPAALVVAWREYFKIRYPKLHVLMFTSFPTYNLRDPNRDEKGLKSRRLKGKLKMAAESAQKLLDTCEQIVGDEVDLSSWRDKIREEMESEQSLDELNRNESIVRLDKHDTDFHCHERYKNGILTIGCIGTPNVGKSSLMNALMGRKVVSVSRTPGHTKHFQTIFLTTTVRLCDCPGLVFPSTVPKQLQILMGSFPIAQVKEPYTTVKFLAERLDLPRVLNIHHQEGNSTWSAMDICDGWAAKRSYLTARTARFDCYRSANSILRMALDGKICIYAYPIGWSVDKDKWEKHPDIQMVQWIQARGQVNDRTSNTTMVSTSDEEESSEQVSSAEEGSSVSLDEEQKPGQMCNSPISHTSSEDESDLPTVANRFTALTTAK; encoded by the exons ATGCTCATCGTGAAAACCCTTTGGAGTGTTTGGAGTAGAACCTGCCCGGCGAGGTATCGTTTGCTGGCATCGACGATAGAAAAGAAACCCACGCATTTTCGtggtttttttcacttattagGTAAAGATGCAAGTGATAAAATGGAATGGAATCCTTTTGTCATGCAGCTTGGTTACAATTCCTTGAAGTGCATGCGTAAGCGATGCTTTATCGTGTCATCTCTCAATTTGGCCAAGACGAAGGACCGAGGAAAGGATAAGAAGAAACAGACTAAGGTAGAAGTAAACCTGAACGAACTGTCAGAAGTGATCAATACAGAGAAACTGCTTACGCAATTCGAACATACCGTTAATAATTTAAAGGATAATTACTCCAAGAACTTGACACTGCGCTCTTCCGTTGGCTCGATTGAACAAATACCAATTCCGTGGGAGAGTAAGGAATACGAACTACAAGAATTATCACAAGTCGTGAGAAAACCCAAGACGTTGATAATTGATGTGTCTGCGTTCCCCCAAGTCATTCCCAATATCATACAAGCTTTAGCTAAAAGTGGAATGAATCTTAACCCCCAACAGGACGGAACCACGCTCTTTGTACCAATTCCAAA ATGTCGATGTCGAACAGGAGCAGCAGCAAGATGTGAAAGATTCTCAAA GAAATCTCTGACAACTTTTTCCCACCTGAGATTGACATGCCAAAGAGACCGGAATGGGATTTCAATACCACTAAGGAAATACTCGAGGCTAGGGAAC GAATATCTGAAGAACATCGAGAAAGTAAATGGCCTGAGCTACTTTGAGTTGAATCTTGAGACATGGCGCCAGTTGTGGAGGGTGCTTGAGATGTCGGACATACTCCTTATCATAGTGGACATTCGATACCCCGTGCTAACGTTTCCACCTTACCTATACACTTATGTGACCAAGGAtctgggaaaaaatatgatactggtgttaaataaaatagatCTGGCACCTGCTGCATTAGTTGTGGCATGGCGGGAATATTTTAAGATACGCTACCCAAAGTTGCATGTGCTAATGTTCACATCATTCCCCACCTATAATTTGCGCGATCCAAACAGGGATGAAAAGGGTCTCAAGTCCCGTCGACTGAAAGGCAAATTAAAGATGGCTGCTGAAAGTGCTCAGAAGTTACTGGATACCTGTGAACAGATTGTTGGGGATGAGGTGGACTTGAGTTCTTGGCGTGACAAAATACGCGAGGAGATGGAGTCCGAACAAAGCCTTGATGAACTGAACCGGAATGAAAGCATTGTCAGACTTGATAAGCATGACACTGACTTCCACTGTCATGAGCGATATAAAAATGGCATACTGACAATAGGATGTATTGGCACACCAAATGTGGGGAAATCTTCTCTCATGAATGCTCTAATGG GTAGAAAGGTGGTCAGTGTGTCACGGACACCAGGACACACGAAACACTTCCAGACGATTTTCTTAACGACAACTGTTCGTCTGTGCGACTGTCCAGGATTGGTGTTTCCTTCTACAGTACCTAAACAATTACAAATCCTTATGGGATCATTTCCTATTGCGCAAGTAAAAGAACCCTATACGACAGTAAAATTTCTGGCCGAAAGGTTGGACCTTCCACGTGTTCTCAATATTCATCACCAAGAAGGCAACAGCACTTGGTCAGCGATGGATATCTGTGATGGCTGGGCTGCCAAACGAAGTTACTTGACCGCTAGAACTGCGCGATTCGATTGTTATCGGTCTGCCAATTCTATATTACGAATGGCACTCGATGGAAAGATTTGCATCTACGCTTACCCAATAGGATGGTCAGTCGATAAAG ATAAATGGGAGAAACATCCTGACATTCAAATGGTCCAGTGGATTCAGGCGAGAGGGCAAGTAAATGATCGTACATCTAACACGACCATGGTATCTACGTCAGACGAAGAGGAAAGTTCTGAACAAGTTTCCAGTGCAGAAGAAGGTTCCTCAGTGTCACTAGATGAGGAACAGAAGCCAGGCCAGATGTGCAACAGCCCAATTTCGCATACATCTTCTGAAGACGAATCCGATTTACCAACGGTGGCTAATAGGTTCACAGCATTAACGACAGCCAAGTAA